In the Agrococcus beijingensis genome, CACGGCGCCCACGGCCGCGAGCGTGGCGTACGACAGGGTCCAGCCGACCTGGTTGAGCAGCCACACGAACGGCACCGCCGAAAGCAGCTGGCCGAACTGGCCCGCCATGCCCGTCCACTGCGACATCTGGGCGAGGATCGGTCCCCGGAACCAGCCCGCCGCGAGCCGGATCACCGAGATGAAGGTGGCGGCATCGCCGATGCCGAGCAGCACGCGGCCCACGATCGCCACCGGCAGCTCGGTCGCGACCGCGACGAGCACCTGCCCGACGAGCATGACCGCGGCGCCCGAGGCGATCAGCAGGCGCGGGCCGAAGCGGTCGAGCAGCACGCCCACCGGGACCTGCATGGCGGCGTAGACGCCGACCTGCACGGCTCCCAGCGTCGCCAGCAGCGTGGCCGCGATGTCGAAGCGCTCAGCGGCCGCCGGGCCGGCGACCCCCAGCGAGGAGCGGTGCAGGATCGCGACGACGTAGGCCAGCGTGCCGACCGCCCACACCAACCATGAGCGGGCGCTGTTCATCCGATCGGGTCCGAGCCCGGCCGGCGGCGCTCCCGCAGGTAGCGCTCGAGCTCGTCGGCGATCTCGTCGGCGCTCGGCAGCGAGCCGTCCTCGTCGGTCAGCGGCGACTTCACCGACGACTGCGCCATGAACGCGTCGTAGCGCGCCTCCAGCGTGCGCACGACCCGCTGCAGGTCCTCGTTCGTCTCCATCTGCTGCGAGACGAGCTGCTGGAACTCGCGATCGGCCTGCCGCAGCTCCTCGGTGCGGAAGGCGAGCGAGGTGGCGCTCGTGACCCCCTCGAGCGCCGCCAGCGCGGGGCCTGCGGAGCCGGACTCGCCCACGTAGTGCGGCACCAGCACCGTGAACGTCGCGACGGGCGCGCGGGGGTGCAAGCGGTGCTCGATGCGGTGGATGACCGAGGCGGGAGCCGTCGAGACCGGCCGCCACGCCGAGTACTGCTCGATCAGCTCTGCCCGGTTGCCCGAGACCGTCGAGACCAGCGGGCGCGTGTGCGGCACGGGCATGCCGATCGAGGTGATGATCGTCGTCGAGGCGACCTCGAGCTCGTCGTGCAGCTCGAGCAGCGCGTCGGTGAAGCGCTCCCACAGCCAATCGGGCTCGGGGCCGGTGAGCAGCAGGAACGGCGCGCCCGCGTCGTCCTCGACCTGCAGCAGCGTGAGCGTGTGCGGCAGGTACTCCTCGATGTGGTCCTCGTTGAACAGCATCCGCGGGCGGCGCGAGCGGTGGTCGATGAGGATGTCGGTGTCGAACTCCACCACCGGGCGGTGCGGCAGCGTGTCGAGCACGGCGGCGGCAGCGGCCTCCGCCGCGGCACCGGCATCGACGAAGCCGTGCAGGGCGATCACGAGGTCGAGGCCGCGCGGCACCGTCTCGAGATCCTCGAGGGCGAGGGTCAGGTCACGGGGCTCGAACACTGCTCCAGACTAGTGAACCCAGCGGCGCCGGTATCCTCGTGACCCATGCCCATCCCTGCGCTCTCCATCATCGCCCGCCCCGAAGACGCCACCGCCGAGCTCATCGTGCACGGCGTGCGCCCCGGCGAGACGCCAGAGGCCGACGGCTTCGACAGCGAGCTGCTCGTCGGTCTCGGCG is a window encoding:
- a CDS encoding PAC2 family protein, whose translation is MFEPRDLTLALEDLETVPRGLDLVIALHGFVDAGAAAEAAAAAVLDTLPHRPVVEFDTDILIDHRSRRPRMLFNEDHIEEYLPHTLTLLQVEDDAGAPFLLLTGPEPDWLWERFTDALLELHDELEVASTTIITSIGMPVPHTRPLVSTVSGNRAELIEQYSAWRPVSTAPASVIHRIEHRLHPRAPVATFTVLVPHYVGESGSAGPALAALEGVTSATSLAFRTEELRQADREFQQLVSQQMETNEDLQRVVRTLEARYDAFMAQSSVKSPLTDEDGSLPSADEIADELERYLRERRRPGSDPIG